The Chlorocebus sabaeus isolate Y175 chromosome 1, mChlSab1.0.hap1, whole genome shotgun sequence genome includes a region encoding these proteins:
- the LRRC4C gene encoding leucine-rich repeat-containing protein 4C, translating into MLNKMTLHPQQIMIGPRFNRALFDPLLVVLLALQLLVVAGLVRAQTCPSVCSCSNQFSKVICVRKNLREVPDGISTNTRLLNLHENQIQIIKVNSFKHLRHLEILQLSRNHIRTIEIGAFNGLANLNTLELFDNRLTTIPNGAFVYLSKLKELWLRNNPIESIPSYAFNRIPSLRRLDLGELKRLSYISEGAFEGLSNLRYLNLAMCNLREIPNLTPLIKLDELDLSGNHLSAIRPGSFQGLMHLQKLWMIQSQIQVIERNAFDNLQSLVEINLAHNNLTLLPHDLFTPLHHLERIHLHHNPWNCNCDILWLSWWIKDMAPSNTACCARCNTPPNLKGRYIGELDQNYFTCYAPVIVEPPADLNVTEGMAAELKCRASTSLTSVSWITPNGTVMTHGAYKVRIAVLSDGTLNFTNVTVQDTGMYTCMVSNSVGNTTASATLNVTAATTTPFSYFSTVTVETMEPSQDEARTTDNNVGPTPVVDWETTNVTTSLTPQSTRSTEKTFTIPVTDINSGIPGIDEVMKTTKIIIGCFVAITLMAAVMLVIFYKMRKQHHRQNHHAPTRTVEIINVDDEITGDTPMESHLPMPAIEHEHLNHYNSYKSPFNHTTTVNTINSIHSSVHEPLLIRMNSKDNVQETQI; encoded by the coding sequence ATGTTGAACAAGATGACCTTACATCCACAGCAGATAATGATAGGTCCTAGGTTTAACAGGGCCCTATTTGACCCCCTGCTTGTGGTGCTGCTGGCTCTTCAACTTCTTGTGGTGGCTGGTCTGGTGCGGGCTCAGACCTGCCCTTCTGTGTGCTCCTGCAGCAACCAGTTCAGCAAGGTGATTTGTGTTCGGAAAAACCTGCGTGAGGTTCCGGATGGCATCTCCACCAACACACGGCTGCTGAACCTCCATGAGAACCAAATCCAGATCATCAAAGTGAACAGTTTCAAGCACTTGAGGCACTTGGAAATCCTACAGTTGAGTAGGAACCATATCAGAACCATTGAAATTGGGGCTTTCAATGGTCTGGCAAACCTCAACACTCTGGAACTCTTTGACAATCGTCTTACTACCATCCCGAATGGAGCTTTTGTATACTTGTCTAAACTGAAGGAGCTCTGGTTGCGAAACAACCCCATTGAAAGCATCCCTTCTTATGCTTTTAACAGAATTCCTTCTTTGCGCCGACTAGACTTAGGGGAATTGAAAAGACTTTCATATATCTCAGAAGGTGCCTTTGAAGGTCTGTCCAACTTGAGGTATTTGAACCTTGCCATGTGCAACCTTCGGGAAATCCCTAACCTCACGCCGCTCATAAAACTAGATGAGCTGGATCTTTCTGGGAATCATTTATCTGCCATCAGGCCTGGCTCTTTCCAGGGTTTGATGCACCTTCAAAAACTGTGGATGATACagtcccagattcaagtgattgaACGGAATGCCTTTGACAACCTTCAGTCACTAGTGGAGATCAACCTGGCACACAATAATCTAACATTACTGCCTCATGACCTCTTCACTCCCTTGCATCATCTAGAGCGGATACATTTACATCACAACCCTTGGAACTGTAACTGTGACATACTGTGGCTCAGTTGGTGGATAAAAGACATGGCCCCCTCCAACACAGCTTGTTGTGCCCGGTGTAACACTCCTCCCAATCTAAAGGGGAGGTACATTGGAGAGCTTGACCAGAATTACTTCACATGCTATGCTCCGGTGATTGTGGAGCCCCCTGCAGACCTCAATGTCACTGAAGGCATGGCAGCTGAGCTGAAATGTCGGGCTTCCACATCCCTGACATCTGTATCTTGGATTACTCCAAATGGAACAGTCATGACACATGGGGCGTACAAAGTGCGGATAGCTGTGCTCAGTGATGGTACGTTAAATTTCACAAATGTAACCGTGCAAGATACAGGCATGTACACATGTATGGTGAGTAATTCCGTTGGGAATACTACTGCTTCAGCCACCCTGAATGTTACTGCAGCAACCACTACTCCTTTCTCCTACTTTTCAACCGTCACAGTAGAGACTATGGAACCGTCTCAGGATGAGGCACGGACCACAGATAACAATGTGGGTCCCACTCCAGTGGTCGACTGGGAGACCACCAATGTGACCACCTCTCTCACGCCACAGAGCACAAGATCGACAGAGAAAACCTTCACCATCCCAGTGACTGATATAAACAGTGGGATCCCAGGAATTGATGAGGTCATGAAGACTACCAAAATCATCATTGGGTGTTTTGTAGCCATCACACTCATGGCTGCAGTGATGCTGGTCATTTTCTACAAGATGAGGAAGCAGCACCATCGGCAAAACCATCATGCCCCAACAAGGACTGTTGAAATAATTAATGTGGATGATGAGATTACGGGAGACACACCCATGGAAAGCCACCTGCCCATGCCTGCTATCGAGCATGAGCACCTAAATCACTATAACTCATACAAATCTCCCTTCAACCACACAACAACAGTTAACACGATAAATTCAATACACAGTTCAGTGCATGAACCGTTATTGATCCGAATGAACTCTAAAGACAATGTACAAGAGACTCAAATCTAA